The window AACTGAAAAAGACACGATTCATTTTCAAGAATTGCGTCAGAGTGTAGAAGAACGTTATACAACTATGCCCCGTTAGTTTAATAAATCGCTCTACATTATTTAAAATTTCATAAAAGTTATTATTCCTCTAATACGAACGTATTTTCTAACCCCATCATTTTCTTTAATGTTTTACCTAAAGCATAATAATTGGGTAAATCCTTCTCTAAAATACAAATTATGTTCCCAGCTTCTCCAGGCGACAAATTTGTTAGCTGTAAAAATTCCTCGTTATCATAAATATACGAAACTAAGTATTCAAAATAATCATCTTTTGTATCTTTAACATTTAAACCCACATTGTATCATCTAACTCTTGTCCCCGCCCATATCTCGCTTTTATCACTAATATTTGCTAAAGGGATCCATTTATCTTTTTTCATTTGGCACCTCTTTAAAGTAGTATATCCTATATTAACTCTACCGTTAGAGTAATTATATTTGTTGATAATCTCAATTGGATTATACAGAAATAGGGGATTACTTTCCTCCACAATCTGGCCAGTTTGTTGAATAAGTAGAAAACTTACATATTAATAATAAACTAAAAAAGCATACCTGCATTTTATATGTGCAAGTATGCTTTGCCTAACTGTTTATACAAATATTAACCACAAAATAATTGTAAATGCAATTGTTGTAATTCCTTGTAAAAGTGTAGCCATTGTTTGAGCTTTATAGGCTTGTGTTACTTCCATTCCACTATATTGTGTCACTACCCAGAAGAAGCTGTCGTTTACGTGAGACACTGTCATTGCCCCAGCTCCAATGGCCATAACCACTAACGCCAATGGTAGTGCACCTTCAATGCCAGCTGTTACTAACATTGGTGCTACAAGTGTAGATGTAATAACTAAAGCTGTTGTTGATGAGCCTTGAGCCGTTTTTAATGCCGCTGCAATAATAAATGGAACGAGTAAGAATAAAGAACCTGTCGCTAATGAACCAAGATCCATTTGCTGTAACATATCACCGACACCAGTTTCTTTAATAATTGTACCGAATGAACCACCCGCTGCAGTAATTAATAGAATAGGCGCTGCATCTTTTAAGCTATCTCCAATCCAGCCCGTTAATGTTTCTTCGTTCAACTTTGGCAGTAATGGGAATGCCGCAAATACCCCTAATAGTAAGGCAACAATTGGGCTTCCTAGGAAGCGTAAAATCATATTTACCGTAGATTCAGGATCACCTACTAATGCAGCAATCGACCCAATACCGATTAACACAATCGGTAGTACAATCGGGAAAAATGCTTTAAATGTTGATGGCATTTCACCAAAGGATTTAATGACTTCTTCGTAATTCATTGCTTCTTCATCATCCATTGGCACTCTTATTTTTGTCGCTACTTTTGAAGCCCAAAGATACCCGACAAATGTCGCTGGAATCGCAACAATTAACCCAACCAGAATCACTGTTCCTAAATAATTGGACGCTCCGATATTCCCTGCAGCCGCAATTGGCCCTGGTGTTGGTGGAACCAGTACATGTGTTGCATATAAACCGGTTGCTAAAGCAACACCCATAGAGGCAATTGTTACTTTTGCACGTTTAGCTAATGATTTCTGTAAGCTTGATAGAATGATAAATCCAGAATCACAGAAAACTGGAATCGATACAATATACCCGATAATCGACATAGCTAATTGAGGTCGTTTTGGCCCCACAATACGAAGTACTACTTCCGCCATACGATAAGCTGCACCCGAACGCTCTAGGATAACACCGATCATTGTCCCGGCAACAATGACAATCCCAATGCTTGTCATTAAACTACCAAAGCCGGTATTAATATTCGTTACCACATCTAGTAATGGCATTCCCGAAGCAATCCCTACAAAGAACGCACTTAGTATTAATGCTAAAAACGGATGTAACTTTAACTTTGCCGTTGCAAATACAACGAATAAGACCCCTATTAAAATAATTAAAAATAACATATTTAATCCCCCTTAGTTAACTAATTTACGAAACATTTCATAAGCCCTTTGTGTTAAACAACTCGCTGCTTCCTTCATCGCCTTTTCAGTTGAAATGGATTCCCCTGCTACGGAATGGATTTCCTGGAAGTGTTCAGCTAAAAGTGGTTGATCTTGTTCTTCTATACAGCCTGAAAGTAAAACTGTCGGTATTTCATATTCCTTTGCACATTCTAAAACCCCGAATGGTGCTTTTCCATGCAAGGTTTGACGATCTGATTTCCCTTCCCCAGTCACTACCATATCGGCACCTTGTATTTTCTCGTTGTACTTCATGACATCGAGAACGAGATGTATTCCTTGATGAAACTCCCCTTGTAAGAAGGCAATCAGTGCACCACCCATACCACCAGCGGCACCCGCTCCTTTATAGTCATGAAGCCGAATTCCTTTTTCTTTCTCAACAACATCCGCAAAGTAAGTCAGTGCCTGGTCAAAATATTCAACTTCATGCTCTTGTACGCCTTTTTGCGGACCAAATATGGCCGAGGCTCCCTTTTCACCGATTAACGGGTTATCCACATCACAGGCAATAGCAAACTTTGACTCTGCTAATCTCTCATCCCAGTTTGACAAATCCAACTTCTTTACATCGAATAAGCCTTCAATCGACTTTTGTACATCTAGTCCAAGTCCATCGATTAAACGAAGTCCAAGAGCTCTCAGCATTCCCACACCTGCATCGTTTGTGGCACTCCCTCCAATACAAATGATGAAATCTCTGAACCCTTGATCCAGTGCATATTGAATCATTTGCCCCGTACCA is drawn from Lysinibacillus sp. SGAir0095 and contains these coding sequences:
- a CDS encoding GntP family permease, translating into MLFLIILIGVLFVVFATAKLKLHPFLALILSAFFVGIASGMPLLDVVTNINTGFGSLMTSIGIVIVAGTMIGVILERSGAAYRMAEVVLRIVGPKRPQLAMSIIGYIVSIPVFCDSGFIILSSLQKSLAKRAKVTIASMGVALATGLYATHVLVPPTPGPIAAAGNIGASNYLGTVILVGLIVAIPATFVGYLWASKVATKIRVPMDDEEAMNYEEVIKSFGEMPSTFKAFFPIVLPIVLIGIGSIAALVGDPESTVNMILRFLGSPIVALLLGVFAAFPLLPKLNEETLTGWIGDSLKDAAPILLITAAGGSFGTIIKETGVGDMLQQMDLGSLATGSLFLLVPFIIAAALKTAQGSSTTALVITSTLVAPMLVTAGIEGALPLALVVMAIGAGAMTVSHVNDSFFWVVTQYSGMEVTQAYKAQTMATLLQGITTIAFTIILWLIFV
- a CDS encoding glycerate kinase gives rise to the protein MKVVISPDSFKGTLTALEAAKAIERGIKLVNANVDTVLLPVADGGEGTVDALVLATNGHYLKTTVLDPLGREIEASFGVLGNQTTCVIEMASASGITLLHNNERNPRIASSFGTGQMIQYALDQGFRDFIICIGGSATNDAGVGMLRALGLRLIDGLGLDVQKSIEGLFDVKKLDLSNWDERLAESKFAIACDVDNPLIGEKGASAIFGPQKGVQEHEVEYFDQALTYFADVVEKEKGIRLHDYKGAGAAGGMGGALIAFLQGEFHQGIHLVLDVMKYNEKIQGADMVVTGEGKSDRQTLHGKAPFGVLECAKEYEIPTVLLSGCIEEQDQPLLAEHFQEIHSVAGESISTEKAMKEAASCLTQRAYEMFRKLVN